The Pelodiscus sinensis isolate JC-2024 chromosome 4, ASM4963464v1, whole genome shotgun sequence genomic sequence ACTTCTGTGACCTGTGGGAAAATTTTGGTGTAGCAAGCAGGAATACTGactctcaggaggtcatcacacCTAATTAATGTGCTCAAAGAACCAAAGGCACATTCAGAGTAACTCTTGCACTGGGGATTAATTTGTCCGACCTTTGCCTCCCCTGTTATTCAATGAGTCAACCTCATCAACAAAGGGAGAGTTTGTTTTGTAGTTTGTGAAGATCAAGTGCTTTTGGCTGAAAATATAATATATTGTCTCACAAATGCCACAAGGGTCCCTTCAGACACCACATTGCAACATTCTCTGCCATGGGCCCAGGTCCTGCGCTGGACCCCATTTCTTTGAGGCATGATGGTCTCTCTTGCTTACGTGCCTTGTAAGAGGAGACAAATTTGATATTTCGATTGACAGCTGATAATTTGCATGGGAAAGATAATTCCATGAAAGAGGGGACAATTCAATTTCTCTGCCCCTCAGTGCCAGGATCTCTCCAATATAGGATCCTTGGTAGCCAGGAATTTCATCACCCAGTTCTCACACCAGCAGCTCCTGTGCATTACACATAGCAGTTCTCTTCCTACCGGTCCCTAGATTTGGCAGTTACTGAAATAGAGATGAGCCTTCCCTACCCAAACTCTCACATGGAAAGTTTCCTCTTATCCTTGCCCAGCAGCCTTGTTGAGGTAGAGAAAAGAGAATGTGGATTCTCCCCTGGCTTGTAGTGATGTAACATAAGCAGACCGGGCCTCTTTACACCTGCTACAGTCCTCAGCTTGTGCCCACTGAGGATCATCATGGCCTATCTATCCTGTGCTAGGTCTGGTGGATGTGCATAGACATGCTCAGTGGAGTAACCATCACACAGGCACTGCCTATTAGACCAGATCCCCTGCCTGTGTACATGGATGTCTCCCCATTGGAGTCATTGGCCAAATCTCCAGCTATTGTAAATCAGCAGAGTTCCATTGTAGCCAAAGGGCCAGCTGTTCAGTGGCTGTgaactagggatataatagtatagtcaattaaccgattaaccactaagcaaaagcttataggttaatgctgtagactacacacattttcctccctctttatctgaggcagcagccctgggcaaaaggcagccggtccacaagggAGCAGGTTCTGAAATtgactcccctcgtggaccagctcctacctgacaccctgcactgctgcctctgatacagtgcctgccagccctgcccccaaagactATAGAATAGCCAattagaattcatgaggttactcgactgtttaaaagatatttaagtTCCCTACTGTGAACCTGAGCCTGTTTTCAACCACGAACTGGGGAACAGGCAAAAAGACATGGCGGATTTAATACCACTTACCCCCTTAAAGTCAAGACTGTATGGGGCTCTAAATGAGAGGATCCAGCTGTAATTAGCACATGAGGTTCCATGTCGTGTGGTCTCAGAAGGTCATACAAGAAATCACAGATCTACAGACAATCTGCCTCAGTTAAATGAAGTCAATCCACTAAGCAAGGTGGTTTAAGGTGACAAAGCTTTATTGACGCTGATGGTCCAGATCCCTGGCTGGTGCCAATCAGCTCAGCACCACTGAACTCTTAAAGAAAATTAAGATTAAAGAAAAtttcagcaccatggacagctcaatGTGGGCAGAAATGGGGAGTGAGCACATgttcctggctggctgctggaccTGAGCCTGCATTTGCCCTGGAGTTAAGGTGAAGCATTAGTGCATGATGGATCTATGGGGCATATAGTTCAATGGTTGATGTGTTTTTGTCTTGTATTTTGGAGGGCTGTGGAggggcttcatttccttttgggaGCTCTTTGTGTTTTAGTGTTCCTTTTTGTgtcattttaaagtattttgtgTCATTTAAAGGCTCAGCtaatcatcggcacagcgcgcgagtcaagatgtggatcggtcgacaagggaagcctttgtcaaccactcctgtaaacctcgtttcatgaggcataagggagcagccaacaaaggcttcccttgtcgaccgatcctcaTCTTGACTcatgcactgtgccgacgatcagctgagcctgCAAAGcgaggtggccatttttattttaataaagccggggatatttatATTCCcacttcattgattatgtcaggtagcctattttacatgcctctgtcagcagaggcatgtaatctagacgtaccctttgagtgtATCTTCAACCAGGGAATCTACTCAGTTCCCCTGAATAGTTAAAAACTCAGGACTGGACTCTTATGAGAGATGTCCTCAGCTCATGTGTGAGACCTACATGGGGAATCTGATGTATGTTGCATGACTGTATAAAATGAGGGGTGGATTCACCACTTTCCTACCTATAGATTTGATACCACAGTTCCTCTTGTGCTTCTTGCAGTTTGCACATTTACTTTCTTTGTGCTTCAGCTCTTCATCTGAAAAATGGAAATGATGCTAGTTCAGCTAACATGGAATTAGTGACAATAAATGTGATAAAGATTTTGAGGTGCTCCGAGGTACCACACTGATGAGGGTCGTATAAGGATCTTCAAATAtttgtgaaccctgttataaATCAGGCAAGTATGGTTACTGCCAGTCAGACACGGCCACAGGGAGGCAGAAAGACTTTAAGATCCATATTTCTCCAGATATACCATGAACTAGTAAATGCTTTTAAAACACTGCTTCCAAACAATTGAATGAGAATAGGCACTTACACAATGTACATACCAGAAGATTTTTTGTTATTTAACACAATTGCCGTATTCTGAAGAAAAGATGTTAATTTTTCATCAATGAATGTGGAAAATAAACTGGAGTTGTAAAAACAcatggttatttaaaaaaatgtatttatggTTAATTGAATTATATGAAAGCTTGGGAGTGAAGTATGTATCTACCTTTATGATAAGCATCAACAAATATGGGAGCACTTTATCAATTCATTAATGTTTCCTACAGAAGCTAAGATCACCTAGTCTGACAGTTCTTTGGTTCCACTCCCTTACCTGTTTAGTTCAAAGATATAGAAATGAATTGCAATCAAAGTCTCTATACCCCATTTTTCTGATTGTCATCACGAGGTGCAACAACCATAATACATGGGTGAATTTCATCAGGTAATAATGTCCTGCTAAAAAACAATGCATTTTATGTTGAGCTGAAAATATTCACAGACGTATAACAAATTCTAGAAGAGCTTTAACCCAAAACCATGGAGTGTGTTTGGGGTGAGGAGAGAAGATTTAGGTCACAAAGCAACCAGAGGTAGGAGGTAATGGGAGTTCCAGcctccctttttaattttttgctcaaTATTGGAATGTTCACCTCTGAGGTAGGAGATAAAGATTCATTTCCTGCTTCTGTTGAGTGCTGGCTGCAGATTTCCTGTATTTCCTGAAAGAATCCCAGCCAGGGAGCAATCTGCTATTCAGTTCAGAGATGCTCTCAACCTCTCCTTCCAGAGTTGTTCTAACTAATTAAATAGCCATTGGGATAAAGACATGAAGTTGAGCATCTCACTGTTTAGATGGGTTCCCCTAGTAACTAGTCTACAGAATCATTCTCCTTTTTTTGGCTCTTTGATTCTTCCCATGTTTTATTCACAACACAATAGCTCCAACAGGGGAGACTGAGGCCATATCTATACCGCTGGCTACATCGAGACCGCTGGGATCAACAAAGCAGTATGTATTAACTAGCATGTTGAAGACGTGCTTAGTCAATGGGCGAGCACTTGCGCATCAATGTCTGtacttcccttcctcagagtctgTGTTCTATTATGGATTCTCATCAAGGCTGGTCTACACTGATGCTGTCAGGCGATTGATTTACAAGAGAGTCCACCCCATACTGTGTTAATGGGAGGGTTGCATAACAGAAGTAGTGCAAATTcaaagtggctgtgtctagactgcatcccttttccgtaaaagggatgcaaattagacacatcgcaattgcaaatgaagcgggattttaaatcccccccacttcatttgcataaacatggctgccacttttttccagctcagagctttgctagaaaaaagtgccagtctagacggggatctttcagaaaaaataaagcctattccgaaagattccttattcctcttaaaaaaaggaataagggatctttcggaaaaggctttattttccaaaagatccctgtctagactggcgcttttttctggcaaagctccgatccggaaaaaagcggcaaccatgagCCAATGAGTTACAGCTACATGAAGTGGAATAACTTAGATAGACTTATAGCATAAGCATTAAAAGTTACTGAGGAAGATCCAGGACATAAAAAAGTGCACTCTCCAGAAACATGTCACATTTAGGGATCATTTCTGAGTCCAGTTTTGTGTAATATTTTCATCAGTGCTATAGACACTGGCATAGAGAGTGCACTGATAAGGGTTACAGAGAACACCCAGCTGGGAGAAGTTGCAAGTGTCTAGAAGGATAAGATGggaattcaaaataattttgccaaACTGTCGGAATGACTATAGGCAAATAGGAGGAagcttaataaaaacaaatgcaaagtgttcccataggaaggaacaatgagttacacacacacacacaaaatgggaaattactgtccaggagggagtaccacagaaagggatctaggggtctgAGTGGCCCACAGGCtatatatgagtcaacattgtgaaACTGATGTAAAAAACCCCATATTATTGTGGGATGTGTTAGCAGGAGTGCTGTAAGTGAGATACAAGAGGCAGTGCTTCCATTCTATTCCATTTTGATCACGACTGAAACGGAGTATgtggtccagctctgggcaccacaggaaagctgtggacaaactggaaaagtcCAGCAAAGGGTAACAAAAGTGATTAACAGTCTACAAGTCTATGAGGGCACACTGAAAGTAATGGGTTCATACAGCCTGGAGAAATGATTGATGATATGTGAGTGGCAGAATGACAACCGAAATATATAGTACGTGCCTTTTGTTCCATCCACCAATGCCACCCCATCCATGCCAGCAACCAGCAAGTTCCAAAGCTGCCAATGGCCAGTGTATGAAATGCTTTTCTTCTTGGCTAAGTAATGCTGCAGCATTTTGGGGGCAATTGTTAAGGAATAGTGCCATGGAATACCAGAGATGAAAGAAAGACAAATGACCAAGGAGAAAGTACATGAGGTGAGATGTCGGGAGGCAATCTAGATTAACAAGATCCCATCCCCCTGTTCTCCACCAGGCTGACAACATAGATTGTCCAGAGCTGCAGGTCTCTGTCTGTGTTGTTCCTACTGATCTATCAGTCCTAAGCGAATGAACTCAAAGGGTAATCAGTGTCCTCGGAGTGAAGATCAGGCAGCTACAGAGTTTTGGGCAGGTGGGTGGCTCTGAAAATGAGTCTCTTCTCTGTACCAAAGTGATGAAAAATGGGTATGATCTGAAAGAAGGGTTTAGTCCACAGAGCCAGATGTTCACCGCTGATCTTTCCACGTGTTTCATACAATGCACACACTCTACAAATACAAGTATATGCAGGTTAACcatatcacacacacaaacactcctgTTCACTAATCCAAGCTGCAAACAGTGATTTCTGATTTCACTGTAGGAGAATCAGGACGAAACCATCTCAGTGAAATGAGATTATTGCTTAGTTCGAGAAGATTAATGTTAGTCAATCTCTCTGCCCTCTTTAGGCAAGGGGAGCTCTGTTGCTCTGTGACTCGGTTTAGGATGAAGCTAGTGTGCTGTGCTCATTACACTTTTTGGCACTCTAAAAATGGCACGTTTTTTAGTCTGTCTCGTTCTGTGCCCTTTACCTACAATATAGACCATTACGATAAAAATCACCATTCTCCTTATGCAGGGACATAAACATTTTCTATAACAACTGCATAGAGCACAGAAAGAGCAAAAGAATTGCAGGAGTGTGTACAAAACTCCCCTTGATTCAACTGCAGAAATCACACACTTCACACTTGCAACTATATCATAAAACCCACCCGACTGCAAAAGAAGGACTGAGTTAAAATGATTCAAGAATTGCTGAGGAGTTTATTCATGGCTTTCCTCAGggcgtccttcacctccctgttcctcaggctgtagatgagggggttcaacatgggaATCACCAGCGTGTAGAAAACTGAGCCTATTTTGTCGGTGCCCAAAGAATAGCTGGATGAGGGTCGGAAATACATAAAGAGGAGAGTGCCATGAAAAATGACCACAGAGGTCAGGTGAcaagtgcaggtggagaaggctttgtgccggccctCGGCAGAGCTGATCTTCAGGATGGTGCAGATGATACAGACATAGGACAGAAGGATGGTCACAATGCTGCTCACTACAATCAAGCACATGAACGCAAACAGCAGAATCTCATTGATGTTGGTGTCAGAGCAGGAAAGTGCCAGCAGAGGGAGCATGTCACAGTAGAAATGATTGATAATGTTGGAGTGGCAGAATGACAGCCGGAATATAAAATATGTGTTAATTACTGAGTCCACCAACCCCATTGCATAGCAGGCAGCCACCAGCAGGTTGCAACGCTGCCTGGACATGGTCGCCGTATAgagcagcgggttacagatggccacataacggtcataggccatcacagccagcaagagacactcagTATCTTGAAAAGTGATATCAAAACACATTTGCACAGCGCAGGCAGTGTAAGAAATGCTTTTCCTCTCATCtaagaaattctgcagcatctTTGGGGCAATAACAAAGGAATAGCAGAaatcacagaaagacaaattcCTGAGGAAAAAGTACATTGGGGTGTGGAGTCGGGGGTCAATTGTGATTAAAAACACCATCCCCCCATTTCCTGCCATAGTGACAGCATAAATgagcaggaagaaaaaaaacaggGGGAGCTGCAACTCCggacgatctgtcagtcctgagagaatgaactcagttACCATTGAGTGATTTCCGCCTTCCATCTCTTCTGTGCTGAGATCAGGCAGCTACAGTGATATGGGCAGGGGATGTCTAACACATCCTATCCTCTCCCTGTGATATAACTAAATGAAAAGGAAGGATTCCAGGTTCATAATGGATATCATGAACCTGACTTGTGACTCTGCTCTGGCGAGAATCAGGGTGAAAACCGTTTCAGTGTGATGAAATTATTCCTTAGCACAAGAAGGGGTGAGAGCAAATGAATATCAGTCTTTATAGTCTCTTTAGGCAAGGGGAGCTCTGTGGCTCAGCATCTCAGATTAGGGAAAAGTATACTCATGGTGCTAATTATGCATCTCACCATCTGAAAATAGCTTTTTCTCTAGTTGGTAGGAAAACCAACAGAAAGAACTGGCTTCTGTGAAGATAAAACTGCCCCTTTTTTCGAACCAAAGAGGTTTTTGTATCCTTTAGCTGATCTGGTAGGAGCTTGGGCTGGGATTATTAACGCTGACATTCTTGAGTGCCATACCTGCTGATCACCGTGGTGTCTGTATGGGTGTGTGactgaaaaaagagaaagaaacggCTTATCTGAAGGGTGTAGGAAGTTTTATACCGAGATCTGTGACCTGTGGGACAAGCTTGCTAAAACAAGT encodes the following:
- the LOC102451377 gene encoding olfactory receptor 8U9-like — protein: MEGGNHSMVTEFILSGLTDRPELQLPLFFFFLLIYAVTMAGNGGMVFLITIDPRLHTPMYFFLRNLSFCDFCYSFVIAPKMLQNFLDERKSISYTACAVQMCFDITFQDTECLLLAVMAYDRYVAICNPLLYTATMSRQRCNLLVAACYAMGLVDSVINTYFIFRLSFCHSNIINHFYCDMLPLLALSCSDTNINEILLFAFMCLIVVSSIVTILLSYVCIICTILKISSAEGRHKAFSTCTCHLTSVVIFHGTLLFMYFRPSSSYSLGTDKIGSVFYTLVIPMLNPLIYSLRNREVKDALRKAMNKLLSNS